A single region of the Saprospiraceae bacterium genome encodes:
- a CDS encoding serine hydrolase → MRQISQFIIQLIPIFFFASAAFGQPLSDGKTIELFENARKKVCLLKNEEQLVPLKKLDTLRVAFLSYQFEDNSIIPALQVGNDLETMVNKYTSVKTLSADKPMVGEWIKQYDLFIVGLQDGRIDAAGNVTLADDSYYQWLDQLSQQAKVIVVARNAAPNSLKIPPGVQALLMVPPATVWGESVASQIIFGALGARGELTEDFNDEFKKGRTFISVGKIRLAYMPPAVTGMDGFYLADSIKAIVEEGIRAGAFPGAQVLVAKGGAVVYHEAFGYHTYDSTQAVAITDIYDFASVSKVTSALPAVMKLYGEDRFDLDAPFKQYFPYLSHSNKADITYREMLAHFARLRPWIPYWQGTLKGNARYPWQKKWDPLRTNDGRYRSNTFSTEASEAYSVSIVDGLWQHRKYKQKMYKAIKKSPLLEKREYVYSGLLFYLLPEIVGNLEHADYETFLYKNFYHKLGAYTLTYNPLRFFPQAQIVPTERDTFFRHTLLHGTVHDEGAAMMGGVSANAGLFGSANDLAKLFQMYLNEGEYGGERLIAAKALQEFTRCQYCDEGNRRGLGFDKPMIEYDKKASSVAEKASAASFGHSGYTGTFVWADPEQDLIYIFFSNRVYPTRNNGKIYSLNIRPRIHTALYEALDPADKEVSMGNFKPKDLISPQGTSYRLHYSRNDRKSRPGDYVYFHAETTNGERIISASRSAGQKPFYQIPTATDKKPGNPIEDILPELSLGDSITITIALDTLPSKPPGFEDSDFLYFNLTVTDIVGEVEHEQRMAEDRIANAKKKRLLQAREKEVATLTQETLRQYLDGELDDKLKSTDSGLNYYIHEAGNGPIAEAGRTVEVNYYGVLPDGTMFDNSFQRGQPFLFPLGRGRVIEGWDQGFQQLREGDKATLFISSQMAYGERGAPPSIPPNTNLIFYVEVVKVWGLSN, encoded by the coding sequence ATGAGACAGATTAGCCAATTTATTATCCAGCTGATACCTATTTTCTTTTTCGCATCTGCTGCTTTTGGCCAACCCTTAAGTGATGGCAAAACCATTGAATTATTTGAAAATGCCCGTAAAAAGGTGTGCTTACTAAAAAATGAAGAGCAACTGGTTCCTTTAAAAAAATTAGATACCCTACGGGTGGCTTTCCTCTCTTATCAGTTTGAAGACAATTCTATCATTCCTGCTTTGCAAGTAGGGAATGACCTGGAGACCATGGTGAACAAATACACCAGCGTTAAAACCCTTTCAGCGGATAAACCGATGGTGGGGGAATGGATAAAACAGTATGACCTGTTTATTGTAGGCTTGCAAGATGGCAGGATCGATGCTGCAGGTAATGTAACCCTGGCAGATGATAGTTATTACCAGTGGTTGGACCAACTTTCACAGCAGGCAAAAGTCATTGTCGTTGCTCGAAATGCAGCTCCTAATAGCTTGAAAATCCCTCCTGGTGTACAGGCTTTACTCATGGTGCCACCCGCTACGGTTTGGGGAGAATCTGTGGCTAGTCAGATTATCTTTGGCGCCTTGGGCGCAAGAGGAGAGCTGACGGAGGATTTCAACGATGAGTTCAAAAAAGGAAGAACCTTTATTTCTGTTGGCAAGATACGTTTGGCCTATATGCCGCCTGCGGTTACAGGGATGGATGGCTTTTATTTGGCCGATAGTATCAAAGCGATTGTGGAGGAGGGGATTCGGGCTGGCGCTTTTCCTGGCGCTCAGGTCCTGGTGGCAAAAGGCGGAGCCGTGGTGTATCACGAAGCTTTTGGTTACCATACCTATGACAGCACACAAGCCGTAGCGATCACGGATATATACGATTTCGCATCCGTTTCGAAGGTGACTTCCGCGCTGCCAGCCGTTATGAAGCTTTATGGCGAAGATCGCTTTGACCTGGATGCACCCTTCAAGCAATATTTCCCTTATTTATCCCATTCCAATAAGGCCGATATTACCTATCGCGAAATGTTGGCTCACTTTGCGCGCCTTCGCCCCTGGATTCCCTATTGGCAAGGTACCTTGAAGGGGAATGCCCGGTATCCCTGGCAAAAAAAATGGGACCCCTTACGCACCAATGATGGTCGGTATCGCTCAAATACTTTTAGCACCGAAGCCTCGGAAGCATACAGCGTGTCCATTGTCGATGGACTTTGGCAACACCGCAAATACAAGCAAAAAATGTATAAGGCCATCAAGAAATCGCCTTTGCTCGAAAAAAGAGAATACGTTTATTCAGGCTTATTGTTCTACCTCCTTCCCGAAATCGTAGGTAACTTGGAGCATGCGGATTATGAAACTTTTCTGTATAAAAACTTTTACCACAAACTTGGGGCCTATACCCTGACCTACAATCCTTTGCGTTTTTTCCCACAAGCGCAAATTGTACCCACAGAGCGGGATACATTCTTCCGGCATACCTTACTCCATGGCACTGTCCACGATGAAGGGGCAGCAATGATGGGTGGTGTTTCTGCCAATGCTGGCCTATTTGGTTCTGCCAATGACCTGGCTAAGCTTTTTCAGATGTATTTGAATGAAGGGGAATACGGCGGAGAACGCCTCATAGCGGCCAAAGCTTTGCAGGAATTCACCCGCTGCCAGTATTGCGATGAAGGCAATCGCCGCGGCTTGGGTTTTGACAAACCCATGATCGAATACGACAAGAAAGCCAGCTCCGTCGCGGAAAAAGCCAGTGCTGCCAGCTTTGGCCATTCCGGCTACACTGGCACCTTCGTATGGGCCGACCCCGAACAAGATTTGATCTACATCTTTTTCTCCAATCGCGTGTACCCAACACGCAACAATGGCAAAATCTATAGTCTCAACATCAGACCACGCATTCATACGGCACTTTACGAGGCCCTTGATCCAGCAGATAAAGAAGTCAGTATGGGGAATTTTAAACCCAAAGACCTTATTTCGCCTCAGGGGACATCCTATCGCTTGCATTATTCTCGCAACGATAGGAAATCGAGACCAGGTGACTATGTCTATTTTCATGCAGAAACCACGAATGGCGAGCGAATCATCAGTGCTAGCCGCAGCGCTGGCCAGAAGCCGTTCTACCAAATTCCTACTGCAACAGATAAAAAACCAGGCAATCCCATAGAAGATATTTTACCAGAATTGTCCTTGGGGGATAGCATTACCATCACCATTGCCCTGGATACGCTGCCGTCCAAACCGCCAGGGTTCGAAGACTCGGATTTTTTGTACTTCAATTTAACTGTTACCGACATTGTAGGTGAGGTAGAGCACGAGCAGCGAATGGCCGAAGACCGGATTGCTAATGCCAAAAAGAAACGTCTCCTGCAAGCACGCGAGAAAGAAGTGGCTACTTTAACCCAAGAAACACTCCGCCAATACCTGGATGGAGAATTGGATGACAAGCTGAAAAGCACCGACTCGGGCTTGAATTATTACATTCATGAGGCAGGAAATGGCCCCATAGCTGAAGCTGGGCGAACGGTGGAAGTCAATTATTATGGCGTTCTACCCGATGGAACGATGTTCGACAATTCTTTCCAGAGGGGACAACCTTTTCTTTTCCCATTGGGTCGAGGGCGCGTCATCGAAGGCTGGGACCAAGGCTTTCAGCAACTCCGGGAAGGCGACAAGGCAACGCTTTTCATTTCTAGCCAAATGGCTTATGGCGAGCGTGGTGCACCACCAAGCATTCCACCCAATACCAACTTGATTTTTTATGTGGAGGTGGTGAAGGTATGGGGCTTGAGTAACTGA
- a CDS encoding NUDIX domain-containing protein, which translates to MTEISNFFRSAFTVDNVIFGFDEGDLKILLIKRGEEPYSDEWALPGHFVYPTEDLNAAAVRVLEELTGLRNVYLEQVRTFGAANRHPFGRVITIAYFSLIKIADYSLQPAGIAKKAKWLSISQVRDLPFDHSQILDACFQMLKRLVRTRPVGFELLPPKFTLTELQHLYEAILEVPLDKRNFRKKVLSMNLLIDLDETQEGVAHRPARLYRFDKHKYQEFLSEGFNFEVKESKGKMKT; encoded by the coding sequence ATGACAGAGATCAGCAACTTTTTTAGGTCGGCATTCACTGTGGATAATGTGATATTTGGATTTGACGAAGGTGATTTAAAGATTCTTTTGATTAAAAGGGGGGAAGAGCCTTATAGCGACGAGTGGGCCTTACCTGGCCATTTTGTTTATCCGACAGAGGACTTGAATGCTGCCGCCGTCCGTGTTTTAGAAGAACTAACGGGCCTGCGGAATGTCTACCTGGAGCAGGTGCGCACCTTTGGAGCTGCCAATCGACACCCCTTCGGCCGCGTGATTACCATTGCCTATTTTTCCTTGATAAAAATTGCCGATTATAGCTTACAGCCTGCAGGTATTGCCAAGAAGGCCAAATGGTTGTCGATATCACAGGTAAGGGACCTTCCCTTTGACCATAGCCAAATTCTCGATGCTTGTTTTCAAATGCTAAAGCGCCTGGTGCGAACCCGACCTGTAGGCTTCGAATTATTGCCCCCCAAATTCACCCTCACCGAGCTGCAACACCTCTACGAGGCCATCCTCGAAGTGCCGCTGGATAAACGCAATTTCCGTAAGAAAGTCCTCTCCATGAACCTCCTCATCGACCTGGACGAAACCCAGGAAGGAGTTGCTCACCGACCCGCTCGGCTCTATCGTTTTGATAAGCATAAATACCAAGAATTCCTTTCCGAAGGGTTTAATTTTGAAGTCAAGGAGAGCAAAGGCAAAATGAAAACTTAG
- a CDS encoding D-alanyl-D-alanine carboxypeptidase: MRSKLINYCVIGLSIWLSACTSTRPISHKAKKTLDELVQQSPIFSKSFTGFMLYDPATKTTLYQKDADKYFTPASNTKIFTFYTALKILGDSLPLLHYVEKGDSLFFWGTGNPTFLNHDLPQDDFVYAFLKNHEGPLFFLDGNFQESRFGPGWAWDDYQDYYQPEKSPFPIYGNVVRFERKQGPSDFSITPNYFRAMTQLNTSLPAERPYFSREETRNHFEYNKSASTPGVYSIDKPFGTETSVLIELLQDTLGRPVQYYSDTSFFSSPHQTLHSLLPDTLYQRLMKDSDNFIAEQLILLCADKQFGKLLSTKMLAYAKQTLYKDAPDELFWHDGSGLTRYNMFTPRTVVYALEKLWQEKPKEWLFSIFPGGGQAGTVSQWYGGGATPYVFAKTGTLRNKHCLSGYLITKSGRVLIFSFMHNNFPTGSTPLKQEMAKVLQWLRGEM, encoded by the coding sequence TTGAGAAGCAAGTTAATAAATTATTGTGTAATCGGTTTAAGCATTTGGCTATCAGCTTGCACCAGTACTCGCCCGATTAGCCATAAAGCTAAAAAAACGTTGGATGAATTGGTTCAACAATCACCTATTTTTTCCAAAAGTTTCACGGGCTTTATGCTCTATGATCCTGCCACCAAAACAACCCTCTACCAAAAGGATGCAGATAAGTATTTCACGCCTGCTTCAAATACCAAAATATTCACCTTTTATACGGCCTTGAAAATACTGGGGGATTCTTTGCCTTTATTACACTATGTGGAAAAGGGAGATAGCCTCTTCTTTTGGGGAACTGGCAATCCCACCTTTCTCAACCACGATTTGCCACAAGATGATTTCGTTTATGCCTTTCTGAAAAACCATGAAGGTCCCCTCTTTTTTTTAGACGGCAATTTCCAAGAAAGTCGGTTTGGACCGGGATGGGCCTGGGATGATTACCAGGATTATTACCAACCAGAAAAATCGCCTTTCCCAATCTACGGCAATGTCGTTCGCTTTGAGCGAAAACAGGGCCCATCCGACTTCAGTATCACGCCAAACTATTTTAGGGCCATGACCCAACTCAATACGAGTCTCCCTGCTGAACGGCCCTATTTTAGCAGAGAAGAAACCAGGAATCACTTTGAATACAATAAAAGCGCCTCGACTCCGGGGGTTTACAGCATCGACAAACCTTTTGGAACAGAAACTAGTGTGCTGATCGAACTCTTGCAAGACACCTTGGGGCGCCCGGTCCAATATTATAGCGATACCAGTTTCTTTTCCAGTCCCCATCAAACCCTTCATTCGCTCCTCCCAGATACTCTTTACCAACGTCTAATGAAGGATAGCGATAACTTTATAGCTGAACAATTGATCCTTTTATGTGCTGACAAGCAATTTGGGAAGCTACTAAGTACTAAAATGCTGGCGTATGCTAAGCAAACCTTGTATAAGGACGCCCCTGATGAACTATTTTGGCACGATGGCTCCGGCCTTACCCGCTACAACATGTTTACCCCCCGAACAGTGGTCTATGCCTTGGAAAAACTTTGGCAGGAAAAGCCCAAAGAATGGCTTTTTTCTATTTTTCCGGGAGGTGGTCAGGCCGGTACGGTTAGTCAATGGTATGGTGGCGGCGCAACGCCTTATGTTTTTGCTAAAACGGGGACGCTGCGCAATAAGCACTGCTTGAGCGGCTACCTGATCACCAAGAGCGGCAGGGTTTTGATCTTTAGTTTTATGCACAATAATTTCCCGACCGGATCGACGCCTTTGAAGCAGGAAATGGCAAAGGTGTTGCAATGGTTGCGGGGGGAGATGTGA
- a CDS encoding ComEC/Rec2 family competence protein, translated as MVLNWRAAPFIRLLLPFIIGIWVAFYSNIHLPNWYVLLPFLLLLLLHQRKIPAHQRWYFGCMLFPVLTLMGWSLGSEQLRHFRPEGLLDLKEEVGIFQGRILDISVRAEKLRLGLQLEAVAFGKENQSLQEGRLLVYVPTTAQPFRIGDRIQFQGRLQAIPPAKNPKAFDFALYMQQQGYYYQAFVKEGEWRYLPDAKAAFLRRRADQLRDYCLRVLQQHLPTPDEYAIGAALITGERTALSPEVKAGYAGTGAMHVLAVSGLHVGLIYMGLLFLLGLFSPRYHQWKWVRMSLLLVGIWSFAYFTGATPSVIRAASMFSFVTIGQTLKRYTNIYNTIAASAFCMLLFNPILLFNIGFQLSYLALLGIVYFQDIFYKSWYIAHPVGAYIWKLSTVALAAQVTTLPISLYYFHQFPVYFLLSGLVVVPAAVVILGTGLALFFLHSVPLLGFLLGKILYGCIWGMNAAIFFLQQLPHSTIQGIWIDEAMLFTLYGSVIAGGAYLFVRKKQLLWWMACGMLLFSGQMSFQSWQNFQRREIVIYHSQDQTIIDCIAGPDCLRISSMPMEDSALEWAVGNYQAFAGVKKVTHISLNDSIESNAWFYQNGFLQFHHLRLAILDTLVYSQNDFPIPLDYALLHHNPRFALDELSDIFEIEQMIWDASNPYWKCQEWAKVCADNKLDYVDVREDGALVIRL; from the coding sequence ATGGTCCTCAATTGGCGCGCTGCTCCATTTATTCGCCTACTTTTACCGTTCATCATTGGTATTTGGGTGGCTTTTTATAGCAACATCCATCTTCCAAATTGGTATGTATTACTCCCTTTTCTTTTATTGCTACTGTTACACCAACGGAAAATACCCGCTCACCAAAGGTGGTATTTTGGCTGCATGCTCTTTCCAGTCCTTACCCTAATGGGATGGAGCCTGGGAAGCGAACAGCTGCGGCATTTTAGGCCTGAAGGTTTGCTGGATCTAAAGGAAGAGGTTGGGATATTTCAGGGGCGAATATTGGATATTTCCGTCCGGGCAGAAAAACTAAGGCTTGGCCTGCAGCTGGAAGCAGTGGCTTTCGGGAAGGAAAATCAGTCTTTGCAGGAAGGGCGTTTATTGGTTTATGTACCCACTACGGCGCAACCATTCCGCATTGGCGATCGAATCCAATTCCAAGGGCGCTTACAAGCCATTCCACCCGCTAAAAATCCAAAGGCTTTTGATTTTGCTCTTTATATGCAGCAGCAAGGATATTATTATCAAGCTTTTGTCAAGGAAGGGGAATGGCGGTACTTGCCGGATGCCAAGGCGGCCTTTCTACGTCGGCGAGCAGATCAACTAAGGGATTATTGTCTGCGAGTTCTCCAACAGCACCTGCCAACGCCCGACGAATATGCAATCGGAGCGGCGCTGATCACGGGGGAGCGGACGGCGCTGAGCCCTGAAGTCAAAGCGGGCTATGCTGGTACAGGTGCCATGCACGTCCTGGCTGTTTCTGGGTTACACGTAGGGCTGATTTACATGGGGTTACTGTTTTTGCTGGGCTTATTCAGTCCTCGGTATCATCAGTGGAAATGGGTTAGGATGAGCTTATTACTGGTCGGCATTTGGTCCTTTGCCTATTTTACGGGGGCAACGCCGTCGGTTATCAGGGCGGCCAGTATGTTTTCCTTTGTGACCATCGGACAAACCCTCAAACGCTACACTAATATATACAATACCATTGCCGCTTCGGCTTTTTGTATGTTGTTATTCAACCCCATTCTTTTATTCAATATTGGTTTTCAATTGTCCTACCTGGCCTTATTGGGGATCGTTTATTTCCAGGACATTTTTTACAAGTCCTGGTATATTGCCCATCCGGTGGGGGCTTATATCTGGAAGCTATCCACGGTGGCCTTGGCGGCTCAGGTGACAACCTTGCCCATCAGTTTGTATTATTTCCATCAATTTCCAGTTTATTTTTTGCTATCCGGGTTGGTGGTAGTGCCTGCGGCGGTAGTGATCCTGGGGACGGGATTGGCGCTCTTTTTCTTACATAGTGTCCCATTACTAGGTTTTTTGTTAGGAAAAATCCTCTATGGCTGTATTTGGGGGATGAATGCCGCCATCTTTTTTCTCCAACAGTTACCCCATAGTACCATTCAGGGGATTTGGATCGATGAGGCTATGCTTTTTACCCTTTATGGTAGTGTCATTGCGGGGGGCGCTTATCTCTTCGTCCGAAAAAAGCAATTACTTTGGTGGATGGCATGCGGCATGCTCCTTTTTAGTGGCCAAATGAGCTTTCAGTCCTGGCAAAATTTTCAAAGACGAGAAATCGTGATCTACCACAGTCAGGACCAAACCATCATAGATTGTATCGCGGGACCGGACTGCCTCCGCATTTCCAGCATGCCGATGGAGGACAGTGCCTTAGAATGGGCAGTGGGCAATTACCAGGCTTTTGCAGGTGTTAAAAAGGTAACGCATATCTCACTCAACGATTCGATTGAGAGTAATGCCTGGTTTTATCAAAACGGCTTTTTGCAATTCCACCATCTACGGCTGGCAATATTGGACACCCTTGTCTATTCTCAGAATGATTTCCCTATTCCCTTGGATTATGCCTTGCTCCACCATAATCCACGCTTTGCACTGGATGAACTATCGGACATTTTCGAGATAGAACAAATGATTTGGGATGCATCGAATCCTTATTGGAAGTGCCAGGAGTGGGCGAAAGTCTGTGCGGACAATAAGCTTGATTATGTTGATGTAAGGGAGGATGGGGCTTTGGTGATTAGGTTGTAA
- a CDS encoding Ldh family oxidoreductase, which translates to MKTKQKTFTFEAKALETFATLVLTKAGLNEKMAHSVAITLLESDLMGHTTHGLALLFPYLQSIEKGEMTKEGAPEVIRDMGASVTWNGKQLPGAWLTRQAMELAFDRIKTHPVVTIAIQQSHHIGCLAAYPESATKKGLMMLLSCSDPGFNRVAPFGGTTGVYSPNPIAAGIPTSGDPIIFDISTSETAAGVVGQAYKSGKPLPHPWLLDAQGKATDDPGSFFEPDAPSTILPLGGLDTGYKGFALGIMVEAMTAALSGHGRADEPKGWSSSVFLQIIDPTAFAGMEAFTHQMDYLVKKCQGSAVPPGNPPVRLPGQRALQMRDKHLKEGVVLSQIIVEGLAKAAATYGVEMLRGV; encoded by the coding sequence ATGAAAACGAAACAAAAAACCTTCACTTTTGAAGCAAAAGCTTTAGAGACATTCGCCACATTGGTTTTAACAAAGGCTGGTCTAAACGAGAAAATGGCTCATAGTGTAGCCATCACGCTATTGGAATCCGACCTAATGGGCCATACCACCCACGGATTGGCTTTGCTCTTCCCCTATTTACAATCTATAGAAAAGGGAGAAATGACGAAAGAAGGGGCTCCAGAGGTCATCAGAGACATGGGAGCATCGGTCACTTGGAATGGGAAACAGTTGCCCGGCGCCTGGCTCACCCGTCAGGCGATGGAACTGGCCTTTGACCGGATCAAAACACACCCAGTGGTTACCATCGCCATTCAACAAAGTCATCATATCGGCTGCCTGGCTGCCTATCCGGAAAGCGCTACTAAAAAAGGGCTGATGATGCTCTTGTCTTGCTCCGACCCTGGCTTCAATCGCGTGGCGCCCTTTGGCGGTACTACGGGTGTTTATAGTCCCAATCCTATTGCAGCAGGGATCCCAACGAGCGGAGATCCTATCATTTTTGACATCAGCACCTCTGAAACGGCGGCTGGCGTAGTTGGCCAAGCCTACAAATCAGGCAAGCCTCTCCCCCACCCCTGGCTGCTCGACGCACAAGGGAAAGCGACAGATGACCCTGGCTCCTTTTTCGAGCCCGACGCCCCCTCGACGATCCTCCCCCTTGGTGGCCTCGACACTGGCTATAAAGGTTTTGCCCTCGGCATCATGGTGGAGGCGATGACCGCCGCCCTCAGTGGCCATGGCCGCGCCGATGAGCCAAAGGGTTGGAGCTCCTCGGTTTTCCTCCAAATTATTGATCCTACTGCCTTTGCAGGAATGGAAGCTTTTACGCATCAAATGGACTATCTGGTGAAAAAATGCCAGGGGTCGGCGGTTCCTCCTGGGAACCCTCCCGTCCGCTTACCTGGACAACGGGCTTTGCAGATGCGGGATAAGCATTTGAAGGAGGGAGTGGTGCTTAGCCAAATTATTGTGGAAGGCTTAGCAAAAGCGGCGGCGACTTATGGGGTAGAGATGCTGAGGGGAGTGTGA
- a CDS encoding MoxR family ATPase — protein sequence MSSTPEHLKHLEGKAKKYIMHDALRNAYEVAVALGQPLLLTGEPGTGKTLLASKVAYELSQKKGSKFSPQVLEFNTKTTSTARDLFYTYDAISHFQTANIRRQSNESTPQTADFIELQALGKAIAFSNPKEGDQPFFCTPLPKEAQSSVVLVDEIDKAPRDFTNDILMEIDKFSFSIKEQNNHQIDKAEDQQVAVIMTSNSEKNLPDAFLRRCVFYHIPFPSDDILMQIIKAQLGEGTKFTDGALDTIIATFNEIRENTVRKKPATAELLAWLRILELRDYLEGNPAQQRAIMKQNLSVLVKTQEDWKAIHRLFE from the coding sequence ATGAGTAGCACCCCGGAGCACCTGAAACACTTGGAAGGGAAGGCCAAAAAATATATTATGCACGATGCCTTGCGCAATGCCTATGAAGTGGCCGTGGCGCTAGGGCAGCCTCTTCTGCTTACCGGAGAACCCGGCACGGGCAAAACACTCCTGGCTTCCAAGGTCGCCTATGAATTGAGTCAGAAAAAAGGCAGCAAATTCAGTCCGCAAGTGCTGGAATTCAATACCAAAACAACTTCTACTGCTCGCGATTTATTTTATACCTACGACGCTATTTCCCATTTCCAAACGGCCAATATTCGTCGTCAATCCAATGAATCAACGCCCCAAACGGCCGATTTTATAGAGCTGCAGGCACTAGGCAAAGCGATTGCCTTTAGTAATCCTAAAGAAGGCGATCAACCTTTTTTCTGTACGCCACTTCCCAAAGAAGCGCAAAGTTCGGTGGTACTCGTCGACGAAATCGATAAGGCTCCCCGCGATTTTACCAATGATATCCTCATGGAAATCGACAAATTTTCTTTCTCGATCAAAGAACAAAACAACCACCAAATCGATAAAGCCGAAGACCAACAGGTAGCCGTGATCATGACTAGTAATTCTGAAAAAAACCTGCCAGACGCCTTTTTGCGTCGTTGTGTCTTTTACCATATTCCTTTCCCCTCTGATGATATTTTAATGCAAATCATTAAAGCCCAATTGGGCGAAGGCACCAAATTTACCGATGGGGCATTGGATACCATCATCGCAACCTTCAATGAGATTCGCGAAAATACCGTCCGGAAAAAGCCTGCCACGGCCGAACTGCTGGCCTGGCTCCGCATCCTGGAACTCCGCGATTACCTCGAAGGTAACCCCGCCCAACAACGGGCCATCATGAAGCAAAATTTGTCCGTCCTCGTAAAGACGCAGGAAGACTGGAAGGCGATTCATCGGCTCTTTGAGTGA